In a genomic window of Carassius gibelio isolate Cgi1373 ecotype wild population from Czech Republic chromosome A3, carGib1.2-hapl.c, whole genome shotgun sequence:
- the mylk5 gene encoding myosin light chain kinase, smooth muscle isoform X3 — MSIADGNARYVSAFRIQLSSSQSKGANGQVSQSTHIPIIPTTVGKPGDTSNAGKGNHSHNSVLDPPHFTEPLQDCIVDEGNDITLKGTITGSQPISISWLHNGEAVLFGKSSLVGRVVTLVIKECLPEDAGAYTCVAENTAGKTSSSAAVCVRDYETIVGIGNDITDTSHSHPNTPDMLSGVLNSSQNVPDDIRVSKGPQSPQTPQTGSPITSPPALKREVLVKRRSSSGPAPPLQFVDPLDRLEVHVGETARLKCVFKGSSPVASCWVCKKNEVVESSRFRIESCDESSSLVISEAVPEDSGRYTIFVRDRKSSAQHTVTLNVIDLPQPPASCPVVYVLSPHALVLSWSGPSYDGGSAVTGYVVEVCENPGATDQWRELTSQCKSTSLRVTSGLQPQGEYCFRVRACNAVGVSEPSQESQPIRMDNTGEPCDEKPVEYVTVTINTVDKLTDHYNVLEKLGVGKFGQVFRMTHKETGRVCAGKFYKSRRIKEREAARKEIGLMNFLHHQKLVQCLAAYDNKDEMVMVMEYVAGGELFERIVDESFEHTEVSSVGYVRQILEGIQYMHQQNIIHLDLKPENIVCVDRTGSQIKIIDFGLASKLDPNTPLKVMHGTPEFVAPEVINFEPVCLNTDMWSIGVICYILLSGESPFQGESDAETLSLVTAAQWEFDEESFEDITDLAKDFIRSLLSKDARRRMACDEALAHSWLAYTCVDTTKNLSKDKMKKFLTRQKWKKTGKALLALKRMAILSKPEASASLSPVDETEQALQSLELKLQCKPEFTKTPSDLTVPQGSSAQLSCLITGYPDPEVVWLKAGELLELQEECVKVDYEEDGSCTLTLENVSPHHSGLYSCKATNVLGEALCSATLTVEEK, encoded by the exons ATGAGTATTGCTGATGGGAATGCACGTTATGTGTCTGCTTTCAGGATACAGCTGTCAAGCTCCCAGTCAAAGGGAGCCAACGGACAAGTATCCCAATCCACACACATTCCCATAATTCCCACAACCGTGGGGAAGCCTGGAGACACATCCAATGCAGGCAA GGGTAACCACAGCCATAATAGTGTTCTGGATCCACCCCATTTCACTGAGCCCCTACAGGACTGTATAGTGGATGAAGGAAATGACATCACACTGAAAGGGACTATAACAGGGAGCCAGCCAATCAGCATTTCCTGGCTTCATAACG GTGAGGCTGTGCTGTTTGGCAAATCTTCATTAGTGGGACGAGTGGTGACTTTGGTAATTAAGGAATGTCTCCCAGAGGATGCTGGGGCTTATACATGTGTGGCCGAAAACACAGCAGGAAAAACATCCAGCAgtgcagcagtgtgtgtgagag ACTATGAAACAATAGTTGGGATCGGTAACGATATTACCGACACATCTCACTCTCATCCTAACACTCCTGACATGCTAAGCGGGGTCTTAAACTCCTCTCAGAACGTCCCAGATGACATCCGTGTTTCTAAAGGCCCACAGTCACCACAGACGCCTCAGACAGGAAGTCCTATAACAAGCCCCCCAGCACTCAAGAGAG AGGTGCTTGTCAAAAGAAGGAGCAGCTCAGGTCCAG CACCTCCTCTGCAGTTTGTGGATCCGTTAGATCGTCTGGAGGTGCATGTTGGAGAGACGGCCCGTTTGAAGTGTGTGTTCAAAGGCAGCTCTCCTGTAGCTTCTTGCTGGGTCTGTAAAAAAAATGAG GTGGTGGAAAGCTCCAGGTTTCGTATTGAGTCCTGTGATGAAAGCAGTTCTCTGGTGATTTCCGAAGCTGTTCCTGAGGACTCTGGACGTTACACGATATTTGTACGAGATCGCAAAAGTTCAGCCCAACACACAGTGACCCTTAATGTCATTG ACCTGCCTCAGCCTCCTGCATCCTGTCCTGTGGTGTACGTCCTCTCCCCTCACGCTCTGGTTTTGTCCTGGTCTGGGCCGTCTTATGATGGTGGCAGTGCTGTGACTGGATACGTGGTGGAGGTTTGTGAAAACCCCGGGGCAACTGATCAGTGGAGAGAGCTCACATCCCAGTGCAAGAGCACCTCGCTCAGGGTGACCTCAGGACTCCAGCCTCAAGGAGAATACTGCTTCCGGGTCAGGGCTTGTAACGCTGTGGGGGTTAGCGAACCCAGCCAAGAGTCCCAGCCAATCAGGATGGACAACACAG GAGAGCCCTGTGATGAGAAACCAGTGGAGTATGTGACTGTGACCATTAACACTGTGGATAAACTTACTGACCACTACAATGTCCTGGAAAAACTTGGAGT AGGGAAGTTCGGCCAGGTGTTTCGAATGACCCATAAGGAGACGGGCCGGGTTTGTGCTGGAAAGTTCTACAAAAGTCGTCGGATAAAGGAGAGAGAGGCCGCGAGGAAAGAAATAGGGCTAATGAATTTCTTACACCATCAAAAACTCGTCCAGTGTCTTGCCGCATATGATAACAAGGATGAGATGGTCATGGTGATGGAATA TGTTGCTGGTGGAGAGCTGTTTGAGCGCATTGTAGATGAGAGTTTTGAGCACACCGAAGTGTCCAGTGTGGGCTACGTGCGTCAGATTCTGGAGGGGATTCAGTACATGCACCAGCAAAATATTATCCACCTGGACCTCAAACCTGAGAACATCGTCTGTGTGGACAGGACTGGGAGTCAGATCAAAATCATTGACTTTGGACTCGCTAGCAAGCTGG ATCCCAACACACCTCTGAAGGTGATGCACGGCACTCCGGAGTTTGTTGCTCCTGAGGTGATCAACTTTGAGCCGGTCTGTCTGAACACGGACATGTGGAGCATCGGGGTCATCTGCTACATCCT GTTGAGCGGTGAATCTCCGTTCCAGGGTGAAAGTGACGCAGAGACTCTGTCTCTCGTGACAGCAGCGCAGTGGGAGTTTGATGAGGAGAGCTTTGAAGATATCACCGACCTGGCAAAGGATTTCATTAGATCTCTGCTCAGCAAAGATGCCAG GCGCAGGATGGCATGTGATGAAGCCTTGGCTCATTCCTGGCTGGCATATACTTGTGTAGACACCACCAAAAACCTTTCCAAAGACAAGATGAAGAAATTCCTGACTAGGCAGAAGTGGAAG aaaactggCAAAGCTTTGCTGGCTCTGAAGAGGATGGCTATATTGTCTAAACCAGAGGCTTCCGCAAGCTTGAGCCCTGTAGATG AGACCGAGCAGGCACTGCAGTCTCTGGAGCTGAAGCTTCAGTGTAAACCTGAGTTCACGAAGACTCCGTCTGACCTGACTGTCCCGCAGGGCTCCAGCGCCCAACTCTCCTGTCTCATCACAG GTTACCCTGACCCTGAGGTGGTGTGGCTGAAGGCCGGGGAGCTGCTGGAGCTGCAGGAGGAGTGTGTGAAGGTGGACTATGAGGAGGACGGCAGCTGTACTCTCACCCTAGAGAACGTCTCTCCGCACCACAGCGGCCTGTATTCCTGCAAAGCCACTAATGTACTCGGGGAGGCACTGTGCTCCGCTACTCTTACTGTAGAGGAGAAATGA
- the mylk5 gene encoding myosin light chain kinase, smooth muscle isoform X1, translating into MSIADGNARYVSAFRIQLSSSQSKGANGQVSQSTHIPIIPTTVGKPGDTSNAGKSGHFFQLHTSILRGNHSHNSVLDPPHFTEPLQDCIVDEGNDITLKGTITGSQPISISWLHNGEAVLFGKSSLVGRVVTLVIKECLPEDAGAYTCVAENTAGKTSSSAAVCVRDYETIVGIGNDITDTSHSHPNTPDMLSGVLNSSQNVPDDIRVSKGPQSPQTPQTGSPITSPPALKREVLVKRRSSSGPAPPLQFVDPLDRLEVHVGETARLKCVFKGSSPVASCWVCKKNEVVESSRFRIESCDESSSLVISEAVPEDSGRYTIFVRDRKSSAQHTVTLNVIDLPQPPASCPVVYVLSPHALVLSWSGPSYDGGSAVTGYVVEVCENPGATDQWRELTSQCKSTSLRVTSGLQPQGEYCFRVRACNAVGVSEPSQESQPIRMDNTGEPCDEKPVEYVTVTINTVDKLTDHYNVLEKLGVGKFGQVFRMTHKETGRVCAGKFYKSRRIKEREAARKEIGLMNFLHHQKLVQCLAAYDNKDEMVMVMEYVAGGELFERIVDESFEHTEVSSVGYVRQILEGIQYMHQQNIIHLDLKPENIVCVDRTGSQIKIIDFGLASKLDPNTPLKVMHGTPEFVAPEVINFEPVCLNTDMWSIGVICYILLSGESPFQGESDAETLSLVTAAQWEFDEESFEDITDLAKDFIRSLLSKDARRRMACDEALAHSWLAYTCVDTTKNLSKDKMKKFLTRQKWKKTGKALLALKRMAILSKPEASASLSPVDETEQALQSLELKLQCKPEFTKTPSDLTVPQGSSAQLSCLITGYPDPEVVWLKAGELLELQEECVKVDYEEDGSCTLTLENVSPHHSGLYSCKATNVLGEALCSATLTVEEK; encoded by the exons ATGAGTATTGCTGATGGGAATGCACGTTATGTGTCTGCTTTCAGGATACAGCTGTCAAGCTCCCAGTCAAAGGGAGCCAACGGACAAGTATCCCAATCCACACACATTCCCATAATTCCCACAACCGTGGGGAAGCCTGGAGACACATCCAATGCAGGCAAGTCTGGACACTTCTTCCAGCTACACACAAGTATTT TGAGGGGTAACCACAGCCATAATAGTGTTCTGGATCCACCCCATTTCACTGAGCCCCTACAGGACTGTATAGTGGATGAAGGAAATGACATCACACTGAAAGGGACTATAACAGGGAGCCAGCCAATCAGCATTTCCTGGCTTCATAACG GTGAGGCTGTGCTGTTTGGCAAATCTTCATTAGTGGGACGAGTGGTGACTTTGGTAATTAAGGAATGTCTCCCAGAGGATGCTGGGGCTTATACATGTGTGGCCGAAAACACAGCAGGAAAAACATCCAGCAgtgcagcagtgtgtgtgagag ACTATGAAACAATAGTTGGGATCGGTAACGATATTACCGACACATCTCACTCTCATCCTAACACTCCTGACATGCTAAGCGGGGTCTTAAACTCCTCTCAGAACGTCCCAGATGACATCCGTGTTTCTAAAGGCCCACAGTCACCACAGACGCCTCAGACAGGAAGTCCTATAACAAGCCCCCCAGCACTCAAGAGAG AGGTGCTTGTCAAAAGAAGGAGCAGCTCAGGTCCAG CACCTCCTCTGCAGTTTGTGGATCCGTTAGATCGTCTGGAGGTGCATGTTGGAGAGACGGCCCGTTTGAAGTGTGTGTTCAAAGGCAGCTCTCCTGTAGCTTCTTGCTGGGTCTGTAAAAAAAATGAG GTGGTGGAAAGCTCCAGGTTTCGTATTGAGTCCTGTGATGAAAGCAGTTCTCTGGTGATTTCCGAAGCTGTTCCTGAGGACTCTGGACGTTACACGATATTTGTACGAGATCGCAAAAGTTCAGCCCAACACACAGTGACCCTTAATGTCATTG ACCTGCCTCAGCCTCCTGCATCCTGTCCTGTGGTGTACGTCCTCTCCCCTCACGCTCTGGTTTTGTCCTGGTCTGGGCCGTCTTATGATGGTGGCAGTGCTGTGACTGGATACGTGGTGGAGGTTTGTGAAAACCCCGGGGCAACTGATCAGTGGAGAGAGCTCACATCCCAGTGCAAGAGCACCTCGCTCAGGGTGACCTCAGGACTCCAGCCTCAAGGAGAATACTGCTTCCGGGTCAGGGCTTGTAACGCTGTGGGGGTTAGCGAACCCAGCCAAGAGTCCCAGCCAATCAGGATGGACAACACAG GAGAGCCCTGTGATGAGAAACCAGTGGAGTATGTGACTGTGACCATTAACACTGTGGATAAACTTACTGACCACTACAATGTCCTGGAAAAACTTGGAGT AGGGAAGTTCGGCCAGGTGTTTCGAATGACCCATAAGGAGACGGGCCGGGTTTGTGCTGGAAAGTTCTACAAAAGTCGTCGGATAAAGGAGAGAGAGGCCGCGAGGAAAGAAATAGGGCTAATGAATTTCTTACACCATCAAAAACTCGTCCAGTGTCTTGCCGCATATGATAACAAGGATGAGATGGTCATGGTGATGGAATA TGTTGCTGGTGGAGAGCTGTTTGAGCGCATTGTAGATGAGAGTTTTGAGCACACCGAAGTGTCCAGTGTGGGCTACGTGCGTCAGATTCTGGAGGGGATTCAGTACATGCACCAGCAAAATATTATCCACCTGGACCTCAAACCTGAGAACATCGTCTGTGTGGACAGGACTGGGAGTCAGATCAAAATCATTGACTTTGGACTCGCTAGCAAGCTGG ATCCCAACACACCTCTGAAGGTGATGCACGGCACTCCGGAGTTTGTTGCTCCTGAGGTGATCAACTTTGAGCCGGTCTGTCTGAACACGGACATGTGGAGCATCGGGGTCATCTGCTACATCCT GTTGAGCGGTGAATCTCCGTTCCAGGGTGAAAGTGACGCAGAGACTCTGTCTCTCGTGACAGCAGCGCAGTGGGAGTTTGATGAGGAGAGCTTTGAAGATATCACCGACCTGGCAAAGGATTTCATTAGATCTCTGCTCAGCAAAGATGCCAG GCGCAGGATGGCATGTGATGAAGCCTTGGCTCATTCCTGGCTGGCATATACTTGTGTAGACACCACCAAAAACCTTTCCAAAGACAAGATGAAGAAATTCCTGACTAGGCAGAAGTGGAAG aaaactggCAAAGCTTTGCTGGCTCTGAAGAGGATGGCTATATTGTCTAAACCAGAGGCTTCCGCAAGCTTGAGCCCTGTAGATG AGACCGAGCAGGCACTGCAGTCTCTGGAGCTGAAGCTTCAGTGTAAACCTGAGTTCACGAAGACTCCGTCTGACCTGACTGTCCCGCAGGGCTCCAGCGCCCAACTCTCCTGTCTCATCACAG GTTACCCTGACCCTGAGGTGGTGTGGCTGAAGGCCGGGGAGCTGCTGGAGCTGCAGGAGGAGTGTGTGAAGGTGGACTATGAGGAGGACGGCAGCTGTACTCTCACCCTAGAGAACGTCTCTCCGCACCACAGCGGCCTGTATTCCTGCAAAGCCACTAATGTACTCGGGGAGGCACTGTGCTCCGCTACTCTTACTGTAGAGGAGAAATGA
- the mylk5 gene encoding myosin light chain kinase, smooth muscle isoform X2, whose amino-acid sequence MSIADGNARYVSAFRIQLSSSQSKGANGQVSQSTHIPIIPTTVGKPGDTSNAGKSGHFFQLHTSILRGNHSHNSVLDPPHFTEPLQDCIVDEGNDITLKGTITGSQPISISWLHNGEAVLFGKSSLVGRVVTLVIKECLPEDAGAYTCVAENTAGKTSSSAAVCVRDYETIVGIGNDITDTSHSHPNTPDMLSGVLNSSQNVPDDIRVSKGPQSPQTPQTGSPITSPPALKREVLVKRRSSSGPAPPLQFVDPLDRLEVHVGETARLKCVFKGSSPVASCWVCKKNEVVESSRFRIESCDESSSLVISEAVPEDSGRYTIFVRDRKSSAQHTVTLNVIDLPQPPASCPVVYVLSPHALVLSWSGPSYDGGSAVTGYVVEVCENPGATDQWRELTSQCKSTSLRVTSGLQPQGEYCFRVRACNAVGVSEPSQESQPIRMDNTEPCDEKPVEYVTVTINTVDKLTDHYNVLEKLGVGKFGQVFRMTHKETGRVCAGKFYKSRRIKEREAARKEIGLMNFLHHQKLVQCLAAYDNKDEMVMVMEYVAGGELFERIVDESFEHTEVSSVGYVRQILEGIQYMHQQNIIHLDLKPENIVCVDRTGSQIKIIDFGLASKLDPNTPLKVMHGTPEFVAPEVINFEPVCLNTDMWSIGVICYILLSGESPFQGESDAETLSLVTAAQWEFDEESFEDITDLAKDFIRSLLSKDARRRMACDEALAHSWLAYTCVDTTKNLSKDKMKKFLTRQKWKKTGKALLALKRMAILSKPEASASLSPVDETEQALQSLELKLQCKPEFTKTPSDLTVPQGSSAQLSCLITGYPDPEVVWLKAGELLELQEECVKVDYEEDGSCTLTLENVSPHHSGLYSCKATNVLGEALCSATLTVEEK is encoded by the exons ATGAGTATTGCTGATGGGAATGCACGTTATGTGTCTGCTTTCAGGATACAGCTGTCAAGCTCCCAGTCAAAGGGAGCCAACGGACAAGTATCCCAATCCACACACATTCCCATAATTCCCACAACCGTGGGGAAGCCTGGAGACACATCCAATGCAGGCAAGTCTGGACACTTCTTCCAGCTACACACAAGTATTT TGAGGGGTAACCACAGCCATAATAGTGTTCTGGATCCACCCCATTTCACTGAGCCCCTACAGGACTGTATAGTGGATGAAGGAAATGACATCACACTGAAAGGGACTATAACAGGGAGCCAGCCAATCAGCATTTCCTGGCTTCATAACG GTGAGGCTGTGCTGTTTGGCAAATCTTCATTAGTGGGACGAGTGGTGACTTTGGTAATTAAGGAATGTCTCCCAGAGGATGCTGGGGCTTATACATGTGTGGCCGAAAACACAGCAGGAAAAACATCCAGCAgtgcagcagtgtgtgtgagag ACTATGAAACAATAGTTGGGATCGGTAACGATATTACCGACACATCTCACTCTCATCCTAACACTCCTGACATGCTAAGCGGGGTCTTAAACTCCTCTCAGAACGTCCCAGATGACATCCGTGTTTCTAAAGGCCCACAGTCACCACAGACGCCTCAGACAGGAAGTCCTATAACAAGCCCCCCAGCACTCAAGAGAG AGGTGCTTGTCAAAAGAAGGAGCAGCTCAGGTCCAG CACCTCCTCTGCAGTTTGTGGATCCGTTAGATCGTCTGGAGGTGCATGTTGGAGAGACGGCCCGTTTGAAGTGTGTGTTCAAAGGCAGCTCTCCTGTAGCTTCTTGCTGGGTCTGTAAAAAAAATGAG GTGGTGGAAAGCTCCAGGTTTCGTATTGAGTCCTGTGATGAAAGCAGTTCTCTGGTGATTTCCGAAGCTGTTCCTGAGGACTCTGGACGTTACACGATATTTGTACGAGATCGCAAAAGTTCAGCCCAACACACAGTGACCCTTAATGTCATTG ACCTGCCTCAGCCTCCTGCATCCTGTCCTGTGGTGTACGTCCTCTCCCCTCACGCTCTGGTTTTGTCCTGGTCTGGGCCGTCTTATGATGGTGGCAGTGCTGTGACTGGATACGTGGTGGAGGTTTGTGAAAACCCCGGGGCAACTGATCAGTGGAGAGAGCTCACATCCCAGTGCAAGAGCACCTCGCTCAGGGTGACCTCAGGACTCCAGCCTCAAGGAGAATACTGCTTCCGGGTCAGGGCTTGTAACGCTGTGGGGGTTAGCGAACCCAGCCAAGAGTCCCAGCCAATCAGGATGGACAACACAG AGCCCTGTGATGAGAAACCAGTGGAGTATGTGACTGTGACCATTAACACTGTGGATAAACTTACTGACCACTACAATGTCCTGGAAAAACTTGGAGT AGGGAAGTTCGGCCAGGTGTTTCGAATGACCCATAAGGAGACGGGCCGGGTTTGTGCTGGAAAGTTCTACAAAAGTCGTCGGATAAAGGAGAGAGAGGCCGCGAGGAAAGAAATAGGGCTAATGAATTTCTTACACCATCAAAAACTCGTCCAGTGTCTTGCCGCATATGATAACAAGGATGAGATGGTCATGGTGATGGAATA TGTTGCTGGTGGAGAGCTGTTTGAGCGCATTGTAGATGAGAGTTTTGAGCACACCGAAGTGTCCAGTGTGGGCTACGTGCGTCAGATTCTGGAGGGGATTCAGTACATGCACCAGCAAAATATTATCCACCTGGACCTCAAACCTGAGAACATCGTCTGTGTGGACAGGACTGGGAGTCAGATCAAAATCATTGACTTTGGACTCGCTAGCAAGCTGG ATCCCAACACACCTCTGAAGGTGATGCACGGCACTCCGGAGTTTGTTGCTCCTGAGGTGATCAACTTTGAGCCGGTCTGTCTGAACACGGACATGTGGAGCATCGGGGTCATCTGCTACATCCT GTTGAGCGGTGAATCTCCGTTCCAGGGTGAAAGTGACGCAGAGACTCTGTCTCTCGTGACAGCAGCGCAGTGGGAGTTTGATGAGGAGAGCTTTGAAGATATCACCGACCTGGCAAAGGATTTCATTAGATCTCTGCTCAGCAAAGATGCCAG GCGCAGGATGGCATGTGATGAAGCCTTGGCTCATTCCTGGCTGGCATATACTTGTGTAGACACCACCAAAAACCTTTCCAAAGACAAGATGAAGAAATTCCTGACTAGGCAGAAGTGGAAG aaaactggCAAAGCTTTGCTGGCTCTGAAGAGGATGGCTATATTGTCTAAACCAGAGGCTTCCGCAAGCTTGAGCCCTGTAGATG AGACCGAGCAGGCACTGCAGTCTCTGGAGCTGAAGCTTCAGTGTAAACCTGAGTTCACGAAGACTCCGTCTGACCTGACTGTCCCGCAGGGCTCCAGCGCCCAACTCTCCTGTCTCATCACAG GTTACCCTGACCCTGAGGTGGTGTGGCTGAAGGCCGGGGAGCTGCTGGAGCTGCAGGAGGAGTGTGTGAAGGTGGACTATGAGGAGGACGGCAGCTGTACTCTCACCCTAGAGAACGTCTCTCCGCACCACAGCGGCCTGTATTCCTGCAAAGCCACTAATGTACTCGGGGAGGCACTGTGCTCCGCTACTCTTACTGTAGAGGAGAAATGA